DNA from Pseudomonadota bacterium:
ATTGCTTGTATCGAAGGCGCTATAGAATGGATTTATCCAAGAGGAGATTACGGGGTTCAATATAGATACGGATAAAGTTAATTGCATAAAAATGTTTTCTCATTTTAACTTTAAAAAAAACTGCATTGTTTATAAATCAGAATAAATATAAATTACTTCGATTAGATATATAGCTGAACTGACATTAAACGATAATAATTGTTATGTAAACAAAGAAAGGTGGTACGGATAAGTGAGGTGGTCAAGTTCTTTCATACAATACCCAACAGGTTTTAAGTGGTTCGCCGCTCCGGTTCATACTGCATCCTTCATCTTCGGCAGCGTACTCCAATAAACCTCATCCGGGGTCCTGTCGTCAAGACCCTGATGCCGCCTCCATACATTTTTTTGATTAAAAAACTTCTTAAGCTCCTTTTTCGCATCAGTGATTGATTCATACGCCTTGATGTACATTTCTTCATATTTGACTGTCTTCCAGAGACGTTCAATAAATATGTTGTCTCTCCAGCGACCCTGTCCGTCCATGCTGATCCCGATGTTGAGCCTGTAGGAAAAGTCCCCAAGTAATTTCTTGGGTGGGATGTAAAAATGGATGACTTCACAGAATGCTCTACAATCGACGATTTCATACTTGGGAAGGACAAATGACTCACAAAAAAATAGTCTTTAATCGTTTCGGGGCGCTGTTAGGGGTTTTTCTACAGGCTCGTTGTGGTCAATGAGAATCTTTGTAAACTCCAGAGATGTAAACTGACTCCCCTGGTCGGTATTGAATATGTAGGGTGTTCCGTATTTCTGTATCGCTTCCTCAAGGGCTTCTATGCAGAATGACACGTCTAATGTGTTTGACAACCTCCAGGACAAGACTTTTCTGCTTGCCCAGTCCATAATGGCTATGAGATAGCAAAAGCCTTTTGCCATGGGGATGTATGTGATATCCGAGCACCACACGGCATTAACCTCCGTGATGTCGAGTCCACGGAGGAGGTAGGGATAGATCTTATGCTCGGGATGGGATTTAGAGAGACGAGGCTTTTTGTAAAGTGCCTCTATGCCCATCTTTCGCATGAGGGTTCTTACGTGGGTTCTTCCTGTCTTATGGCCTTTATTCCAGAGCTCATTCCTCATGCTCCGTGAACCAAGGTAGAGGTGGTCGAGATGAAGCTTGTCGATGAGACGCATGAGTTCTCTGTCCTTGTCGCTTACCGGATGAGGTGTGTAATAGACACCACCTGACCGGGAGAGTTGTAATATATGGCACTGCTTTGTTATAGACAATGGATGGTCCTTGTTGATCATTTCATTGCGCCCGGTTCGGCTATGCGCCCGAGCGCGACTGATAAAAAATTGTTTTCCATCGTAAGC
Protein-coding regions in this window:
- a CDS encoding integrase core domain-containing protein translates to MDGQGRWRDNIFIERLWKTVKYEEMYIKAYESITDAKKELKKFFNQKNVWRRHQGLDDRTPDEVYWSTLPKMKDAV
- a CDS encoding IS3 family transposase, coding for MINKDHPLSITKQCHILQLSRSGGVYYTPHPVSDKDRELMRLIDKLHLDHLYLGSRSMRNELWNKGHKTGRTHVRTLMRKMGIEALYKKPRLSKSHPEHKIYPYLLRGLDITEVNAVWCSDITYIPMAKGFCYLIAIMDWASRKVLSWRLSNTLDVSFCIEALEEAIQKYGTPYIFNTDQGSQFTSLEFTKILIDHNEPVEKPLTAPRND